Proteins co-encoded in one Oreochromis aureus strain Israel breed Guangdong linkage group 3, ZZ_aureus, whole genome shotgun sequence genomic window:
- the tex261 gene encoding protein TEX261 — protein sequence MWFIYLLSWLSLLIQISFVTLAIAAGLYYLAELIEEYTVATSRIIKYMILFSTGVLVCLYMFEGFPMLMVGVGLFTNLVYFGLLQTFPYILLSSPNFILSCVLVVVNHYMAFQYFAQEYYPFSEVLAYFTICLWVIPFAFFVSLSAGENVLPSTMQQGDDVVSNYFTKGKRGKRSGILLVFSFLKEAVLPSRQKMY from the exons atgtggtttatttatttactgagcTGGCTGTCGCTGCTCATCCAGATATCCTTCGTCACGTTAGCAATAG CTGCTGGCCTCTACTACCTGGCTGAACTAATAGAAGAGTACACAGTAGCCACCAGCCGAATAATAAAGTACATGATACTG TTCTCTACAGGGGTGCTGGTATGCCTCTATATGTTTGAAGGCTTTCCAATGTTGATGGTGGGAGTCGGCCTCTTCACAAACCTGGTTTACTTCGGCCTCCTGCAGACGTTCCCCTACATACTTCTGAGCTCCCCAAACTTCATCCTCTCTTGTG TGTTGGTGGTGGTGAACCATTACATGGCCTTCCAGTACTTTGCACAAGAGTATTACCCATTCTCAGAG GTGCTTGCCTATTTCACCATCTGCCTGTGGGTGATCCCCTTTGCCTTCTTTGTGTCGCTGTCAGCAGGAGAAAATGTTCTCCCATCCACTATGCAGCAAGGAG atgatgTGGTATCTAATTACTTCACCAAGGGCAAACGGGGGAAGAGGTCTGGGATCCTCCTGGTGTTCTCTTTCCTGAAGGAGGCAGTGCTGCCCAGCCGACAGAAAATGTACTGA